The Plasmodium gaboni strain SY75 chromosome Unknown, whole genome shotgun sequence DNA window GTATATCCAGCTGAATcgaaataaaaaaaagaaaaaacagTTTGACGATGATAAATTgaatgtattattttaagaaagaaaaatatacaatacatagaaatatgaaatgataaaaaatatatatatatatatatatatatatatatattataattgtTGAATTAAAACttaaaacataaaaatttttttataagcattaatacatataaacaCCTGTATCATAcatattaacatatatatatatatatatatttttctttttttttttttttttttttttccttaaAATTAAAAGGAAGAGGAAACCGCAAAAATATATGCAGAATATGTTCGTGCATTTGAAGGGGGCAATGATTTAGATAATCGTCATAAATTCGTTAAGGGTAGcaaattaaatataaaaagtgTAACAACATGACAgcatcatatatatatatatatatatatgtatgtatgtatttatttattttatttttgtcTTGTTTAATTTTGATAGGAAAAGGTCTTAATCCTAGCTCAAAATTTGAAACCTTATttgaagaagaaaaattcCAAGATGAAACTTGTAGAAATAATCAACAAAAGgtaaatattaatatatatatgtatatatttatgtatatatttatctatatatgcttttttatttttttatcatatcataaaatatatatatatatatatatatatatatatatatgttttttttatgttacTTGTTCTTTTATAGATCGATCAAAAAATCgaagaaaagaaaaatactgaagaaataattgaaaataaaaataa harbors:
- a CDS encoding putative U2 snRNP-associated SURP motif-containing protein, with protein sequence MYIQLNRNKKKKKQFDDDKLNEEETAKIYAEYVRAFEGGNDLDNRHKFVKGLNPSSKFETLFEEEKFQDETCRNNQQKIDQKIEEKKNTEEIIENKNNTVGKVKEIDSFLEEIKLKQKILDERKILKEKSQLAKSEEEKKKINKKITEIEQNENLSSYIHRKEKIANLYLGNLSPE